The following proteins are encoded in a genomic region of Palaemon carinicauda isolate YSFRI2023 chromosome 19, ASM3689809v2, whole genome shotgun sequence:
- the LOC137659175 gene encoding uncharacterized protein translates to MEDQAPVSGFSGGPRDVALARGERVSVEHPMGNNNVPFSSPDSWLDVSGVSAVEGAVGREDSPQEDPLAWGVPRTPLRSPLDMEEGLSESFPFMAHPSSLVPPTSAVPESFLQPSTSEVRRSPKKPPTGSKDRRESSCAPPSKSRRPSSRQGTWVFVPDNKLRDLTKTSSLIAKRAGDSPLRRASNSLAMVSADERRTSSCRHQFRPRYTQFAQRRESSPGTSSLDGSPHQDERRVRAPLSNNFTKEPVKVSPDDLRTTSCRHKSRPRDIQSDQRRESSPRTGSLDGSPHRDERQVRAPPSNNFTKEPVPSSRAFKWTESSVDKDKNDRGSRPSGGARDHSSRQRRTEEADDEAELPTEYSAYTLIRSYNSFVEPIPQEEEDWTSVLNKFLGSTCTKEVLFSPSGGQ, encoded by the exons ATGGAGGATCAGGCGCCTGTAAGTGGGTttagtgggggtccgagggacgttGCTCTCGCACGTGGGGAGCGCGTCTCGGTGGAGCACCCCATGGGGAATAATAATGTGCCTTTTTCGTCGCCAGATTCCTGGTTGGATGTCTCAGGCGTTTCAGCTGTGGAAGGTGCCGTCGGTAGAGAGGATTCCCCGCAAGAAGATCCGCTGGCATGGGGTGTACCAAGGACTCCGCTGAGGTCTCCGTTGGATATGGAGGAGGGCCTGAGCGAGTCCTTCCCCTTCATGGCTCATCCGTCATCGTTGGTGCCGCCTACGTCAGCAGTTCCGGAGAGTTTTCTGCAGCCTTCTACGTCCGAAGTACGACGTAGTCCCAAGAAGCCTCCGACCG GATCTAAAGACAGGAGAGAAAGCTCTTGTGCACCTCCAAGTAAGAGCAGGAGACCTAGTTCTCGGCAAGGAACATGGGTCTTCGTTCcagacaacaagctgagggacctGACGAAGACATCAAGCTTGATAGCCAAgcgagcaggagacagtcctctTAGAAGGGCCTCCAATAGCCTCGCTATGGTGTCAGCCGATGAGCGGAGGACTTCGTCGTGTAGGCATCAGTTCCGACCTAGATACACTCAAttcgcccagcggagggagtcgtctcctGGGACGAGCAGCCTTGACGGGTCTCCCCATCAAGATGAGAGACGAGTGCGGGCTCCTCTGTCGAACAATTTCACGAAGGAGCCCGTCAAGGTGTCACCCGATGACCTGAGGACTACGTCGTGTAGGCATAAGTCCCGACCTAGAGACATTCAATCCGACCAGCGGAGGGAATCTtctcctaggacgggcagcctcgacgggtctccccatcgagatgagagACAAGTGCGGGCTCCTCCGTCGAACAATTTCACGAAGGAGCCCGTCCCTTCGTCGAGGGCTTTTAAGTGGACGGAGTCTTCCGTCGACAAGGATAAGAATGACCGAGGGTCCCGTCcaagcggaggtgcccgtgatCATTCCTCCCGCCAGCGTAGGACGGAGGAAGCGGACGATGAGGCTGAGCTTCCGACGGAGTACTCCGCGTATACCTTAATTAGGAGCTACAATAGTTTTGTAGAGCCTATACCGCAAGAAGAGGAGGATTGGACCTCCGTATTGAACAAGTTTTTGGGGAGCACCTGTACAAAAGAAGTCCTCTTTAGCCCTTCCGGAGGTCAATGA